A single genomic interval of Spirosoma linguale DSM 74 harbors:
- a CDS encoding Xylose isomerase domain protein TIM barrel (PFAM: Xylose isomerase domain protein TIM barrel~KEGG: pin:Ping_3052 xylose isomerase domain- containing protein), whose translation MQRRNFVKSTFGAAGLGAAGLSLTGATVATEALADNWHSQPAFLAKNNFKLKYAPHFGMFENSAGKDLIDQLKFMADLGFTALEDNGMMSREPAMQTKIGEEMARLGMTMGVFVLDKGGNSQNTLAAGKQEYVDIFLNGCRKAVETAKRCNTKFTTVVPGDFERNLPIGIQTGHVIDALRRGADILAPAGLTMVLEPLSDSPNLFLRTSDQTYEICRAVNSPSCKILFDIYHMQKNEGHVIPHINWCWSEIGYFQIGDNPGRNEPTTGEINYKNIFKHIYQKQKAEGKEFIFGMEHGKSQKGKEGEIALVKAYVESDSFTV comes from the coding sequence ATGCAACGACGAAACTTTGTAAAATCAACTTTTGGTGCAGCTGGCTTAGGCGCGGCTGGCCTGAGCCTGACCGGTGCTACCGTAGCGACCGAAGCTTTAGCCGACAACTGGCATTCGCAGCCTGCTTTTCTGGCCAAGAATAACTTCAAACTGAAATATGCCCCGCACTTTGGCATGTTTGAAAACAGCGCAGGTAAAGACCTGATCGACCAGCTCAAATTCATGGCCGATCTGGGTTTTACAGCGCTGGAAGACAATGGTATGATGAGCCGGGAACCCGCCATGCAGACCAAAATAGGTGAGGAGATGGCCCGTCTGGGTATGACGATGGGTGTATTCGTACTCGACAAAGGAGGCAACTCGCAGAATACGCTGGCCGCCGGTAAGCAGGAATATGTTGATATTTTTCTAAATGGCTGCCGCAAAGCTGTTGAAACGGCCAAGCGCTGCAACACGAAGTTCACGACGGTAGTACCGGGCGATTTCGAGCGGAATCTGCCGATTGGTATTCAAACGGGACACGTAATCGACGCCCTGCGCCGGGGTGCCGATATTCTGGCTCCCGCTGGACTAACCATGGTGCTCGAACCCCTCAGCGATTCGCCAAACCTGTTCCTGCGGACGTCGGATCAGACCTACGAAATCTGCCGGGCGGTGAATAGCCCCTCCTGCAAGATTCTGTTTGATATCTACCACATGCAGAAGAACGAAGGGCATGTTATTCCGCATATCAACTGGTGCTGGTCTGAGATTGGTTACTTCCAGATTGGGGACAACCCCGGCCGTAACGAGCCGACAACGGGTGAAATCAATTACAAAAACATCTTCAAGCACATTTACCAGAAGCAGAAAGCCGAGGGCAAAGAGTTTATCTTTGGTATGGAACACGGCAAGTCGCAGAAGGGTAAAGAAGGCGAAATAGCACTTGTAAAAGCCTACGTCGAGTCGGATAGCTTTACCGTGTAG